DNA sequence from the Parasphaerochaeta coccoides DSM 17374 genome:
TCCGCTGCACACCGAACCGATTGTTTGCAGGTCATCAAGGAATGTCTCGTACACTATGCCCGTATAATAATCCAATCCGCGGGTGATTGAAGGATCAAGCTCGAATTTACTGGCGATGCCGGCATCGGAGAGCAGGTGGTATATCTCACGAAGACGTCCGGAATGCTCTTGCTCCCCACCTGCAAGGGATGAAAGGTTCTCCAGTCTTTCCAGGAAATCCGTTCCTGCCGCGGGTGAAATATAGGACAGGACGGCATTGGCTTTTTCAGATGAGCCGGTCAGGACTTCAAGTTCCTCCCGCGTCGCCTCGGAACCAATTTTGCGCAGCTTGTCGACTGTCCTCAGGACATCGACCGAATGATCCTGAATGCCGAGATGGGCAAGGAAAGCGTTAAAAAGCCCTCTGTGGGCGACATGAAAGGTTACTTTGTCTATTCCCATAGCCGTGAAGGATTCATTCATGATGGAGAGAATCTCGAAGTCTGCCCACGCATTGTCTACGCCGACGATATCGAAGTCACACTGAGTGAACTCCCGGAAGCGTCCTTTCTGCGGATTTTCACCCCGCCAGACTTTGTCGATGTGGAAACGTTTGAAAGGTAGGGCAATCTCATGAGCATGGGCAGCCAGGAAACGTGCGAATGGTACGGTGAGGTCGAAGCGCATGGCGACATCCCTTCCCCCGTTGTCCGTGAAGCGGAATATCTGCTTGTCGGTTTCTCCGCCGCCTTTTCCCAGGAGGACTTCAGTATATTCCAGCGCGGGAGTGTCAATGGGTACGAAGCCGAATGTGGAAAAAACGTGTTCCAGTCGGGAAATGATTCTTTTCTTCACAATTTCCTGCGCGGGAAGTGAATCTCTGAAGCCTTTCAGTATCTTTGGTTCAATTGGCATGAAGGATGCTCCTGTTGCATTTTAAGCCCGGATGTTGTAAACCATAGTAGACAAATCCAGTGGAAACTGCAAGAAGCAGGGCGTGCCCGGCTGACTGCATGTTACGTACATTTCAGGTGAGGCATGCTGATACGATATAAGCAGGATGAACGGGGAAAAAGTATTCCTGTTGCCAGAATCTATACACGCGGGGAACACGGCATTGATGATTCCCTGATTGATGCCGACGCGGCATGGTCGGTTCGGAAACTTCAACAGTCCGGAGCCGAGGCATATATCGTCGGTGGAGCAGTGAGGGATCTGCTGGTAGGTCATGTCCCCAAGGATTTCGACATTGCTACCAACGCCAGTCCACGCCAGGTTCAGAGGATGTTCTGGAACGCGCGAATCATCGGAAAACGTTTCAAACTTGTCCATCTTGTCTTCAATGACAAGATATTGGAAGTCTCGACCTTCCGTAGTGATGAGGAAATGGCGGAAGACGGAAGCAACAATGTCTTCGGTACGATAGAGCAGGATGCCCGGCGGCGGGACTTTACCATAAACGCTCTCTATTATGACCCGATGACAGGGCATCTGCTGGATTTCAATGATTCCCTCCAGGATTTCAAGAAAAAACGCATCAGATCCTTGATTCCGCTCAAGGAAACCTTCATTGAGGATCCTGTGCGGATGATCCGCGCCATCAAATATGCTGTATCCACGGATTTTTCCCTGCCGTTGTCCCTCCGAATGGCCATCAGGAGTCATTCCAGGGAGCTGTCACGTGCGTCGGTAAGCCGTTTGACCGAGGAAGTGAATAAGATACTCGCGTCGGGTGTTTCCGCGCGAATCTTCAGGAAATTGAAAGATTACCAGCTTCTCGGATACATGCTCCCCGGCATAGCTCCCCATATCGGAACCCCGGCAATGAACG
Encoded proteins:
- the hisS gene encoding histidine--tRNA ligase, producing MPIEPKILKGFRDSLPAQEIVKKRIISRLEHVFSTFGFVPIDTPALEYTEVLLGKGGGETDKQIFRFTDNGGRDVAMRFDLTVPFARFLAAHAHEIALPFKRFHIDKVWRGENPQKGRFREFTQCDFDIVGVDNAWADFEILSIMNESFTAMGIDKVTFHVAHRGLFNAFLAHLGIQDHSVDVLRTVDKLRKIGSEATREELEVLTGSSEKANAVLSYISPAAGTDFLERLENLSSLAGGEQEHSGRLREIYHLLSDAGIASKFELDPSITRGLDYYTGIVYETFLDDLQTIGSVCSGGRYNDLASMYSPERIPGVGSSIGLDRLMSGLAELDSPLMTDTASAHVLVMVVDEKYRTRCIALSRLLRSSGLAVDVYVASKKAGQQYKYAESGHIPYAVIAEDGEKWTVKNLATRETVDGLTDTQVCEHLTKENA
- a CDS encoding poly(A) polymerase; the protein is MLIRYKQDERGKSIPVARIYTRGEHGIDDSLIDADAAWSVRKLQQSGAEAYIVGGAVRDLLVGHVPKDFDIATNASPRQVQRMFWNARIIGKRFKLVHLVFNDKILEVSTFRSDEEMAEDGSNNVFGTIEQDARRRDFTINALYYDPMTGHLLDFNDSLQDFKKKRIRSLIPLKETFIEDPVRMIRAIKYAVSTDFSLPLSLRMAIRSHSRELSRASVSRLTEEVNKILASGVSARIFRKLKDYQLLGYMLPGIAPHIGTPAMNASLEAMDDAVMSAKHGRGSAVSRGEMIKALVAPLVSLGDASLSVDERFKEVYKSIKAIIAPMTPSNYEIELACERILRENGFRTPRNCVRPRPSGIRPPGQARRKGGRQESGRRRQSPKAVKPGVKQLDMEESASVTAPGTEADMPKTSSRPKRKRPHRRRKKSPATATQQQADSVAVE